The genomic window aggagaagctgagctactggaaaacaaagcttcggacagaacatggaagagagttcttctggtagtggactttactcaggttcacatcatttggagagcagctccatctgttggctgcctgaggttactacagcacagtatggttacatgatgtgaggctggaattgtcatttttctaagcagctgtcacttttctatttagcaaggaaagacacgaggtaaaacgataaatataacaactaaggcagactctttaaaaagtatggtatataaaGTAATGGCGATATCGCTGAACATCCCTAGGCAAAGTCTATGTCGccaggatctgaaacagacatggaattaatggaaaaagtaacaccaataaggaaaagacagaacacagagaggcaaatgaggatgaataagaaaagtaagagtaagaataaagattgaaaacaagaatactaataatgctaacactaatttcattaaataccagggggctgaaaaacaaaatacatcagatatataggatgagtaattatgacatatgtttacaaggaacacagtgatttgaaatccaaatgagagaagtgcagaatgaatagatgggagatgtgtatacaaacaatggagatgggaacatgaggggagctgctatagtaagaaaaggaggagtgagagtgattgtgaaatatttgttttattattgttattattgataattatatgtaatatatatattacctaacactgttcaaatcaattcaaagatcatatccttagataatttgatcctatgatgctgtcatgtcacatagataattggctcctttgataccataggcTATTTGATATATGAGGCCAGAGCGAAGGCAAAGACTCGCTCTTCCCGCGCtgggctccagttccccgtcggtcgtgttcacagactgctgcgtaaaggcaactacgcacatcgcgttggtgccggcgcccccgtctacctggcggctgtgctggagtacctcaccgctgagatcctggagctggctggaaacgccgcccgcgacaacaagaagagccgtatcatcccccgccacctgcagctggccgtccgcaacgacgaggagctcaacaaactcctgggcggagtgaccatcgctcagggcggcgtgctgcccaacatccaggctgttcttctgcccaagaagaccgagaaggcccccaagtccaagtaaagcaaagctgctggaaaccaacgacacaaaggctcttttaagagccacacactcacctctgaagaacaaaactcctcatatcacccatcaatttaaagcacacgcacaagtcatttttagattatattagattcaactttaatctcattgcacagtagaagtgcttatatataaccagaagtgcaataaaggcagtaaaagtgcagagtaatgtgcaaattttaaaaaaacggaaaatgtgaagtaaaatttgtaaatacataagatatgtacagtaataaatatatatggaatagagcagtattaagaggtattttattatataagaacgatgaatatactatgagcaagatcaatatatatgaatatgaatacactattggtgggattatacagtagtaaacaaaaaaaataagtagcagtctagtgcaaatgtttaatggttggaggacggtgggtggcagtccaagccagggtggaggagggaagtatagtcactggaggagctgtgtgtggtgcggggcagctgcttttactgtggtgcagagtttagcagggtgacagccacagggatgaagctgttcctggacctgctggtccgggaacggaggaccctgtagcgtctcccagaagggaggtgggcaaacagtctgtggctgggttgtgagctgcccttgacaatgctgcgagccctcgcagacatctcttgctctggacagcctcaatggtggggagtgaggaaccagtgatgtgttgggcagttttcaccaccctctgcaggccactagcattcaatatgtattcattggtatggttcattctgtgtcagatgtttgtgtcacctggtgaggaaaccatcactcatatggaagtttaaatataaaagatacacacttcaaatttcagtacgtctaaggttcatggatccatggcatacatctctcatgatggacggtatgaatgcaaaaacaacacatactatcttcccaatgaaatagaaactagtgtgggtagaacagatttaatgcaattttaacgctctttacatttgtcattctgCAAATAtagggtgagaagtaaagagagctattggttaaacatcttacaaactATCATAAGATAGTAATGTAGTCAGAAACAATCACTCTGGTACCTTTgcttaatctgtaaaatctgcttttaaaagttagGTGCTGTGTGTCCGGTCACTTGTGGGATTATAGACGTGTTTCACATGAGACAggttttcattcaaaacattgaccAGGTCCTCTGTTGTATTAAAGTGCCCCAGTACACATGACAGTTATCCAGCATTCACAACACCAGGACcattgaagtggagcagctaaatggaactcagccatcattattattattgtatacattttctcctgtgattcttctggtgtgacagtgcatggagctctgtcaccatctgaatggtttggattcCTCAATAAACGTGTTGAGCACTGAAGTTTACTCtttttccccagaggagcaggactctggatcagttcaaccaagacctccacttgtttgctgagctttcgacGACGTCTCAGAGTCTTCTTCAGTGACCTCAAAtagctgtggcctcatcaggtgagcgaaggttgtaatgttggtcttgagatagtatattttaattataagctgaaacatttacttggtgtttaaatcataaagctgagcaaaacatcacctggaaaaactctctactccctgttagtaaatgtaactttgtgactttccctctgttggtgttgcagtgtctgatgacagttcaccaatactttagtttaatgacagacactgatcaagttgatgcagctacagagctcatttctatgactcaaacaagtagctgcaataaagcaggagaagctgagctactggaaaacaaagcttcggacagaacatggaagagagttcttctggtagtggactttactcaggttcacatcatttggagagcagctccatctgttggctgcctgaggttactacagcacagtatggttacatgatgtgaggctggaattgtcatttttctaagcagctgtcacttttctatttagcaaggaaagacacgaggtaaaacgataaatataacaactaaggcagactctttaaaaagtatggtatataaagtaatggcgatatcgctgaacatccctaggcaacgtctatgtcgccaggatctgaaacagacatggaattaatggaaaaagtaacaccaataaggaaaagacagaacacagagaggcaaatgaggatgaataagaaaagtaagagtaagaataaagattgaaaacaagaatactaataatgctaacactaatttcattaaataccagggggctgaaaaacaaaatacatcagatatataggatgagtaattatgacatatgtttacaaggaacacagtgatttgaaatccaaatgagagaagtgcagaatgaatagatgggagatgtgtatacaaacaatggagatgggaacatgaggggagctgctatagtaagaaaaggaggagtgagagtgattgtgaaatatttgttttattattgttattattgataattatatgtaatatatatattacctaacactgttcaaatcaattcaaagatcatatccttagataatttgatcctatgatgctgtcatgtcacatagataattggctcctttgataccataggctatttgattatttgactaacttataaaggagcaacaggtacaattgactaaatatgaaagaacagcacgtaagattgacttacatataaaagagatgaaataacctattaccatcagggtaattataagaaatatgtgtttattattgttattgttattatttatattatatacatatatatatatatatatatatatatatatatatatatatatatataggaattgATGTCgatatttagtgcttttttctaATACTAGACCCAGATAAGTGGTTCTAGTATCTAGtatcaacaataatatatatatatatatatatatatatatatatatatatatatatatatatatatattatcattgagTACTAGTTTATGTCAaagaactagttgaacaaattaccaatttattgaaaaaatcaaccaaacaatcacaatataaaacagtataacataatacaaacacaataaatgatgtattctcataaaataactgtcctttcaatgtgtgtgtatatattcagttcccagtgtagtgtgtgcttgaagattcactggttccgttctggtccgggtctttatgtctctaaactcAGTACTACCTGTCTACCTGACGGGCAGTACTGGGGTCTGATGTCTTCTGGATAAGCGATCAGGTTCAATCTGGATCATACAGTTGGCCACACTGCATCCACGGTCTGGGTTCTGCTCGCCATCTCAGCATTCAGAATTACAGGAttgagattcttctggtgttcataaaaaaacaaaaaatctacacaaagtgcagaataatcagtgtctgtttcctaattatatttctaatgtttaaaaagtatggtatatgaagtaatgacgatattgctgaacatcatgttacatgatgcatgtgtgtaggtaggagtaggctactccttcacagagtttaaagccatgttttataatatttgatgttttgatatttactaacttcttaatctgaacattgtaagatgacatctaatattgctcaatctatctagactccctgtagttaagaactctgtctctacatatttatggacagtggtgatgaatgatgaggaaacagctctttgtggaaagacgtgtgtggctcttaaaagagccttttaccaggatggacatgtttcacagtgaggacagatcacttcttcttggcttcttcgctttgggtttggcgaccttcttcgcgggggacttcttggcagcaggcgcctttttcaccaccttcttggggctcttcgtcaccttcttgggagtcttcgccactttcttggggctcttcgccattttcttggggctcttggtgggcttcttggccgctgctggtttagccaccttcttcggggactttttagcggctgctggcttcatggctcccgccgacttgggctttttagccactgcgggtttcttggcggcgggcttcttggctttgggagcggccttcttcactgcctctttcttgctcatcttgaacgagccggtggccccggttcccttggtctggaccagggtcccgctgacaaccagcttcttgatggtggtgttgacgcgggaattgttcttctccacatcgtagcctccggcagccagagccttcttgagggcggacacggacgcgccactgcgctccttggacgcggacacggccttcacgatgagctcactgacgctggggccggcggtcttcggtttcacgaccttcttcttggccgctttaaccttggcggcggctggtgctggagctggagcggcttctgccatctttctctttgcgtttagatcaacgacgaactaacggagtgagttacaggactgatgaagagtcctgatcgggaggcggtacttgaacacatcatgagaaccgtggagactcaatcgagccgtggctcccgtgtacagtgtgaacgcacagacacttgtgttttctcttcactgataaacgaATACAAACTCAGtgggtgagcggtgctggag from Platichthys flesus chromosome 22, fPlaFle2.1, whole genome shotgun sequence includes these protein-coding regions:
- the LOC133933893 gene encoding histone H2A, sperm-like; protein product: MAISLNIPRQSYLIYEARAKAKTRSSRAGLQFPVGRVHRLLRKGNYAHRVGAGAPVYLAAVLEYLTAEILELAGNAARDNKKSRIIPRHLQLAVRNDEELNKLLGGVTIAQGGVLPNIQAVLLPKKTEKA